The Mesorhizobium opportunistum WSM2075 DNA window CAAGACCGGCGGCAACCTGACCGAAATCCTGGCCAATCTGTCCTCCGTGCTGCGCGAGCGTCGCAAGCTGCGCATGAAGATCAAAGCGCTTTCCGCCGAGGGCCGAATGTCGGCCTGGATCATCTCGTTGTTTCCGGTTGTCATGTTCGGCATCCTGCTGCTCGTGGCGCCAAAATTCTACGGAGAAGTGTGGGATAGTCCGCTCATCCTGCCAGTATTCGTGATCTTCGGATTGTGGGCGCTGCTCGGTGATTTCATCATGTACCGCATGGTGAATTTTGATTTCTAAGTTGGGAGGCATCTCCATTCTAACCTTTATCGAAGACCCGACCGTTCTGCTCTCCGTTGCCGTTTTTCTTGCAGCGGCGGCGCTTTTTGTGCTGGGCGCCCTGGTGATCATGCCGGCTATCCAGACGAGACGGCTGGTCGAGCAAAGTCTTCTTTCCGAGGGGATCACCAATCGTCGATCGCTCTATGCGCAACAGGAACTCAACAGGATATCGGCCAAGCGGCCTGTCGATGCCTATTTCCGCACTCTTGAGAAGGAACGCGGCGAGCCGAATGCGCTGGAAGCAAAATTGTTTCGAGCCGGGTTTTATCAGGCAAGCGCGCCGACAATTTACACGCTGACGCGCCTCGGAGCGGTCTGCGTCGGGTTTCTTGGTACTTACGCTGTTCTGACGGCAGTATTGCCGCCGCAGGTGCCCGGCTTCGCAGCTTTTGCCGGTGCGGCACTGATCGGGCTTGGTTGCCTCGTCATCCCCAGCATTGCACTTGACCGGTTCGAGAACGGCCAAAAGCGGATCTATCGCCGTGGCTTTCCCGATTTCATGGATATGATGATCACCTGTGCGGATGCCGGTATGAGCCTCGAGGCGGCCGTCGAGCGCGTCGGCGCCGAACTGGCCGGCACCCACAAATGGCTCGGCATCCAGTTGTCGATCATGACACTGCAGTTGCGCGCGGGTAAGCCGCTGCGCGAAGCGTTACGCGAGTTGGCTGACCGAATCGGGCTTGAGGAAGCGCGAGCCTTGGCTGTGCTGTTCCGCCAATCCGAGGAACTTGGCACAAGCCTGACGGACGCTTTGCGCATTTATAGCGACGAGATGCGCGGCCAGAGAATTTTGCATGCTGAAGAACGCGCCAACGCGCTTCCGGTCAAGATGATGATTCCGCTCGGGCTTTGTATCTTTCCCGTCGTGATGATGGTTATCATGTTGCCGCTGATCATCCGGATGAAAGGCGTTTTCTTCTAGCTGCTTATATGCTTTGGTCCTAATATGAGTCGGGGACCCTTTGGGGATAGAATATGAAGAGGGTTATTGTAGCCGCGGTCTGTCTGTTGGTGACGGCGCTTGCCGGCTGCCAGACGAACGGCGCGGACACCACAGGTGGTGTCGTCCGCACCAACGAACCGTCGAAAGGCGACGTAACGTCGTTCGGCGATGCCTTCGATGGGGTGAAGACGGTCAGCGACGTTGAATATTACGCCTCGGACCAGGCCGTCGCGGAAGCCAAGAACCAGTTTCGGGCAGAGAATTACGGCAATGCCGGCGCCCTGTTCTTCAAGGCGACGCAGCTCGCCCCCAATGACGGCGGCGCCTGGATGGGACTGGCCGCCTGTACCGACCGAATTCACCGCTTCGATCTTTCCGATAGGGCCTATGGCCGAGCCTTCAAGCTGATGGGTGCGTCGCCCGAATATTACAACAATGTCGGCTATTCCTACCTGCTGCGCGGCAAGTTGCAGGACGCACGCAGCAATTTCCTCAAGGCCTACGAACTGGCGCCCAACGATCCGACCGTAGCCAACAATCTGAAGCTGCTGTCGTCAAGCGTGCAGAATATCGAGCGCTAGCATGTTGCTCGTCGAAGCGCTGCTGCTGAACGTGCTTGCCATCCCTCTGCTGGCAAGGATTGCGTGGCTCGACTTCAAGACACAGAAGATTACCAATCGCGACGTGCTGCTGCTGCTTTGCCTGGGAGCGGGGCGGCTGCTGCTGCTTTCGCTCCAGTCCGGATCCTGGTGGGACATGGGGCTGAGTGCCATTGCCGCGCTTCTGTTGCTTGTAGCATTCTTCCCGTTCTGGGTGCTGCGCAAGGTCGGTGCAGGTGATGTCAAGCTGATGGCGGTCATGCCGTTTTTGACCAGTGGCAGCGGCCTTGTCCTGTTTTCCATGTTGTTGCTGGTCTTTGCCTTGATCACAGTAACAGTGGTGAAAGCACCGTTCATGCTGCCCGAGGGCGCGTTTCGGCTCTACATCCAGCATATGGACCGCAAGGGCGTCGTGCCGTTTGGAGTCCCGATCTCCGTGGCGGCAATCTGCACGGTCGCGTTCCAGATATACAGCTATTCGTTGGTCTATGGTTTTGCTCAAGGATGAACGAAGGGCAAGTCATTCGACATTAGATTTCGATATTCCGTCAGGTTTATCAAATGGAACCGTCTATATTAACTATCATAACGCTATTTAATTCTGACGTAAATGAAATGCTTGAATGCTTCTATGGAATGGAATTGAATGGAGTGGAGAGCGGAATGTTGACCGAAGATTTTGCCGGACGCGTTGCCATCGTCGTTGTCGTGGCGGTTCTGGCGACCTTCAGTGCGATTCCTCTGCTCATTCATTTTCAACAGGATACCTCGGCAAGTTCGTTGGCTGTCGTCACCCGAACGGCAACGGTTGTGTTTATGCTGCTGCAGCTCATCATGACGATCAGCCGCCTTCCACCGAAGGGAACTGCCCGAGGACTCGAGTCGAGGGTAACCTCCATTACCGGAACGTTCCTGATATTGGTTGCGGCGTTTCTGACCCCGGCGCTGGACAGTGAAACGGTACAGGTGGCGGCTCTTTGCCTGATATTCATTGGCACGGTCAGTTCGATTTTTTGTCTTTACTGGCTCGGCCGCTCTTTCTCCATCATGGCCACCGCCCGGAAGCTTGTTACCTCAGGCCCATATTCAGTTGTCCGCCATCCCCTCTATGTCTGTGAGGCGGTATTCGTTTTCGGCATCATCATTTCGCATTTTTCGGCGCTGATGGTGGCGCTGGGTATGCTCCAGTTTCTTTTGCAGTATCGACGCGCCAGGAATGAGGAGGCTGTCCTGCGGCAAACCTTCCCGGAATACGCCGATTACGCTCGGCACGTCCCCATGCTCTTGCCGCGGTTCCTTGGTGGGGCCATACCAAACCCCGGCGGCCAATAGTCAGGGCCCGCCCGGTTGATCTGGTCCTTGCAAGTACTTCGCTTCGTCGCCGCGCTGATGGTCGTCTATGTCCACGCAGCCAGACTGCCGTTACGGCCACCGGATCCAATGGCCTGTTACCTCATGATTTTCAGGTGGCCGGCTTCGCGGGCGTAGACATCTTCTTTGTCATATCGGGAGTGATCATTGCCAGGACGGCACCTGGTCTGACCTGGCGATCTTTCGCCTGGAGACGGTTCCGGCGCATTGTTCCGCTCTACCTGCTGATCAGCATCCCCTATGCGATCGTCGCCTACAGAACCGGCTTCGGCTGGCGGGACGCGTTGGCGACGCTCTTGCTATGGCCGGCTACCGATCAAATGACCGCGCCAGCACTGCCGGCGGCCTGGACGCTGTGCTTCGAAATGCTTTTCTACGCCGCCGCGACCATCGTTCTCATTGACCGGCGGCTGCTGGTCGGACTCGTCGGTATTTTCGGCGTCGCGATGATGTTTCGCTCGGCGGGTCCGGTCCCGCAGTTTCTTGGTAACCCGCTGATCATCGAGTTCGGCTTCGGCGTCGGTCTCGCCTACATGCCCAAGTGGAAACCGGCGGTTTGGTGCTTGCCGATCGGCGCCGTGGCGATGATAGGCACCGGCTTCATCGGGATAGCGCCGGGAGGGGGGACGATGGAGTTTCTCGCCGGCGATAACGGCTTCCAGCGCGTGCTGGTCTACGGTCTCCCGGCGGCGATGATCGTTTTCGGCACGATGCAGATCGACGCGAAACCGAGCGTCTGGACGTCCCTCGGCGATGCCTCCTATATGCTCTACCTGATCCACACTCTGCCGATAACGCTGCTTCTGATGGTGTGGACCGCTTTTCCGATTCCTCCGGACCTTGTCATCGTGATCGGCACAGCCACATCAGTTCTTTTCGCTTGGCGGATGTACATCCGGTTCGAGCTGCCGCTGCGCAAATTCCTGCGCCGGCATGATCCCCACCTGGAAACTGGCTTCCGTCCTGCATAAAGGATCGATGGCTACTGCCCGCAGGCAATCCCAGGCTCCCGGCAGCAATCCTCGACAAAATCAGCTGTGTTTATTCGCGAATGGCCCTGTATCTTTATATTCGCAAATGCTAATAAATGATGGTTCGCGGTACCGACGACCCCCCAGTACCCCCAAACACCGCGATCGTCGAGCGTCGGCGAACCAAGCCCTCCAACCCCGGTTTGCCGACGCTCATTCGGGCTTCGACGGCAAGGATGTTTGCCACTCCAACGGCAATCGATCGCGTCCGCGGTCGCATTGCCGCAAAACCCTGAGGTGCCTGTCGCGAGACGCGATGAAATGCGATCCGAGGGCCTTCAGGCTCCCGTCAGACGTACCCGCGCCAGGAGTTGCCGTGGTGATCAAGGTTGGAAGAAAACTCCTGGTGTTGGGTCTGTTGCTGGCGATAAGCGGCTGCCAGAGCGGTCACCGCTATCGGTCAGGTCCGAAGCCCCACGTCAGCCACGCCGGCCGCACATGCAGCCCGAGCGGCTTCGGGCAGATGGCGCATTGCTTCTAGAAGCAATTCCAGGAAAAGTGTGAAGCGGTTTTCCCGGGAAAAGCGCGTAGCGCTTTCCCTTGGGAATTGCGTCAAAACAAAGAGTTGGAACCTCGTCAGGAAAAGCGCGTAGCGCCTGTCATGCCACGCGACGATGAATTCGTTGAAGAAGCGGCCTTTCGAGGAAGCCTTCCTGAAAGCGGCATAGGTCGCCGGGGCAACGTCCAGATAGTCGTAGCGATTGCCGCTCGGCACGAACCAGACGGAGAGGATCCTGGTGGCGGGATCGTATTGTGTGTTCCGGATCGCGGTCGACGGCATATCGGCACCTGACTGCCCAGCCGGATTAACCCGCCAGGCCTGGTCCGGTTCCGTGCCGCGCCGTGGCCCCCACGGCGCTCATGCCGTCGCCAATGGTCATCAGGCTGGCATCCGGATGCTGGTGGATTGGGTGCGCGAAGGCCCGAGTGCGGCGGCATTCTGGACCAGCGCGCGCATGTAGCCCAACGCAAATGCCTTTCCGGCGTGCCATGGCGCGTCGCAGGACATTTCCGGCGTATGATCGGGGATCATCACGCCGTCATAGTTTTCATCGCGCAGGATGCGCACGATCTCGGCCATGTCGATATCGCCATCGTCGACGAAGGTCTCGTGATATCTGGGCACCTTGCCGCGCACGTTGCGGAAGTGGATATAGCCGATGCGTTTGGTCCGGGCGAAGCGCCGGACATGTCCGTAGATCTCGTCCGAGCCCGGCATTTCCTGCAGCGAGCCGAGACAGAGTTCCAGTCCGTTCGATGGCGAATCGACGATGCCCATCAGCCGGTCGTATTTCTGCGGCCGGTTGACCAGCCGCGCGGCACCACGCAGCGCCTCCGCCGGCGGATCGTCGGGATGCGCCGCCAGCATCACGCCGGCCTCCTCGGCCACAGGAACGAGTTCCTGCAGGAAGCCGCCGAGCCGCTGCCAGAGTTCCTCGCTGCTGACCGACACCGGTTCGGCATTCGGCCGGCCGGCACGGTAGCGCATGTTCCAGACGACGCCGTCGGGCAGCGGCAGGTCGGGGTCGATGGCGGCGAGATCGAGCCCCACCGACATCGCCTCGCCGCGCGCGAACGGCCCGCGCGACCAGCCCCAGACCCCGGCGATCGAAAAATTGTAGCCGATGCAGGGAATGCCGGCACGCCCGGCATCGCGGACAAGCCGCTTCAAGCCTTCGATCTGCCTGGCCCTGTCGGGACCGCCGAGCAGCACGTCCGACCAGAATCGCGGCGAGAAATTTTCGATCGCGGCGATCTCCAGACCATTGTCGCGCACGGTCTTCACCAGGCCGGCGAAATCCTCGTAGTCCCAGAATTCGTCGGTGGAGCAGTCGCCCCAGCCTTCCTTCTCGCTGCCGGCGGACAGCGAAGGATCGCGGCCGCGAAAATAGTTGGTGAGGTGGGCGACGACATGAGTGGCGCCCGCCTGACGGGCGAAGCGGAAATTGTCGGGGGTGAGCGACTCCCGGTAAAGGCCAAGACCGATCTTCATGGTCTACTTCACGCCGATCCCGGCGGTCAGGCCGCCATCTATTTTGTAGTCGGCGCCGGTGCAGAAGCCGGCTTTCGCCGAACACAGGAAGGCGATGAGCTCCGCCACCTCCTCCGGTTCGCCGATACGGCCAAGCGGATGCGCCGCCCCGAAGCGCCTGTAGGCCTCTTCGACATCGGCGTCGCTGCCGCCTTCGCCACGCGCGGCCTTCTCGAGGATCGGCGTGCGGATCGAGCCCGGGCTGACGGAATTGACCCGGATGCCGGATGCCGCGTAATCGAGCGCCAGCGAGCGCGTCAGCGTATGGATGGCGCCCTTGGTCGTGGCATAGGCGGCCACATTCTGCTGGCAGGCGAAGCCCTGCACCGAAGCGACGTTGACGATGGCGCCGCCGCCGCGCTTGACCATCTCCGGAATGCCGAAATGCGCGGTCAGGTAGATCGAACCGACATTGACGGTCATTGCCCTGTTCCACGTCTCCCAGTCGGTCGTCGTCGCGGTTCCATAAGGATGGACCGCCGCGGAATTGACGATGATGTCGATGCCGCCAAACCGTTCGACGCCGGCCGCGACCGCGTCGCGAACCTGGTCGGAAACCGAGACATCCACTGTCTGCACCAGCGCCTTGGCTCCGGCCTTGAGGAGGCCTTCCTGCATGGCGGCATTGGCCGCCCGGTCGATGCCGCAGGCTATGATGGCGGCACCGCCCTGCGCCAGCCGCCTTGCGGTGGCGAGTGCTATTCCAGTCGTGCCGGTGATCAGCGCGACCTTGTTCTCAAAATCAGACATGGTGCAAATCCTTGGAAGAAGGCAAATCCCTGGAAGAAATCGGGGTCCGTACGTTTTCGAGGTCGTCGGGAACGAAGCGCAAGCCGAAATCGAGATGCCGGCTCATCAGATAGCTGTAGGCGATACGGTCTCGCGCGCGCAGCGCCGCGATGATCTCGCCATGGGCACGGCGTGTTTCGCTGAGGATCGGCCGGATGGATTTGCCGACGGTCATGATGTGCAGGATGACCGGCGACAGGAACTGATAGGTCTGCACCAGCATGCGATTGCCGGCGAGCTTCACCAGCGCGAGGTGGAAATCGAAATCGCGCTGCGCGGCCTCCTGCACATCCTTGCTGGCCTCTATCCGGCCGTTGACCTCGTCAAGGGCGTCGATTTCGGTGGCGCTGGCATTGAGGATGACGTGGTCACCGATGCTCACTTCGATGATACGGCGAAAGCCCTGGATGTCGTGAAAGGAGGTCTTCGAAATGTCCATCTGGGCGGCGAAGAAATTCTGGATCGCGACATTCTGGCGATCGGCCAGCACGGCGCCGACACGCGGCTTGGGATCGATCAGACCATAGGTCCGGATCGTGCGCAGCGCCTCGCGTATCGTGTTGCGGCTGGCGCCGAACAGTTCGCAAAGTTCCCGTTCGGTGGGCAGCACGTCGCCGACGGACATCGAGCGATTGCGGATGAGGTCAAGGATCTGCCGTACGGTCTGGTCGACGGCCGAACTGCTGACCCCGGCGTCGTCTGTCGCTCGAGTCAGGTCGGAATCATCTTGTTCCACGCGAATACCTCTTGTCATTTGTTGGACCAAGGCTACGGCGAACACGATGGGAAATCAACTGGAAGCGGGATGAAATGGCCAGAGGTAGCTCTTGGGAGTCATAGTCTGGCTTGTTGACAGCCTTGTGGTCCAACAATATGGTTGCCGAAAATGTCGAGGAGGCTTCATGGAACAGTGTTGGCGCTGGTATGGTCCGGATGATCCGGTGACGCTTGAGCATGTCAAGCAGGCTGGAGCGACCGGCGTGGTTTCGGCGCTTCATCACATCTATGACGGCAGGGCCTGGTCTGAGCCCGAAGTGCTCGAGCGCAAGCGGATCATCGAGGCCGCCGGCCTGACATGGTCGGTCGTCGAAAGCATCCCGGTCCACAATTCCTTCAAGATCGGCGCGCCAGAACGTGAGCGCTATGCCGGCTACTATCGCGACTCGATCCGATCGCTTGCCAAGGCCGGCATCGCGACGATCTGCTACAATTTCATGCCCGTGGTCGACTGGACCCGCACGGACCTGGCCTATCGGCTGCCGACGACGGGCTACGCCCTGCGTTTCGATGCGATCGATTTCGCAGCCTATGACCTGTTCGTGCTGAAGCGCAGGAATGCCGAGGCAAGCTATACGCCGGCTCGTATCGCGGAGGCCGAGACGCGGCTGAAGGAATTGGCGCCTGAGAAGATCGACCAGATCGAGCGCAACCTCATCGCCGGCCTGCCGGCGACCGAGCGCAGCTACAACCGCGACAGCTTTCGCGAGGCGCTGGCGGAATACGATGCGATCGGCCCGAAGGAACTGCGCGAAAACCTTGCCTGGTTCCTGCACGAGATCATTCCGGTGGCTGAAGAGGAAGGGGTGCGCATGTGCATCCATCCCGACGACCCGCCCTTCTCGCTCTACGGCCTGCCGCGCATCGTCTCGACCGCCGAGGATGCGCGTTTCATCCTCAAAACCGTCGACAGCCCGGCCAATGGCCTGACGTTCTGCACCGGCTCCTACGGCACGCGCGCCGACAACGACATCGTCGCCATGGTCAAGGAATTCGCCGACCGCATCCACTTCGTTCATCTGCGCAACATCACCATCGAGGAAGATGGCTCCTTCTATGAGGCCGAGCATCTCGAGGGCGGCACCGACATGGCGCATGTCATTCTAGCTCTGATGCAAGAAGAGACGCGTCGCCGCGGGGAAGGCCGTGCCGACTGGCGGATCCCGATGCGTCCCGATCACGGTCACCTGCTTGCCGACGACATCGGCAAGAAGAAGATCAACCCCGGCTACTCACTGATCGGTCGGCTGAAAGGCCTCGCCGAACTGCGCGGCATCATGCGCGCCGTGGAGCGGTTCGGGCTGGCATGAGGATGGTCGGCGGGCGATAGCTTCGCCGTTTGCATATGTAAAAACTATTTGTCTAGGTGAAAATACCTGCTACTACAGCGGGCCGGGCACGCATGCCCGGTTCCAGGGAGGAATTGCCTGAAATGACAAGACTGCGCGGTCTTGCGTGGGATCATCGACGTTGCTGGGGTCCGCTCGACGCCAGTGTCGGGCCGTATTGCGCTGGCAATCCGGGCCAGGAAATCGAATGGGACCGCCGCAGCCTGTATGAATTCGGCGAGGGTGCGCTCGGCCCGGTGCTTGCCGCTTACGATCTGGTCGTATTCGACCATCCCTTCATCGGCGACATCGCGCAGGAGGAGCTGATGGTGCCGTTCGACGCCTATCTGTCGGCGGAGCAAATCCAGTTCTTCGAACGCGATTCCGTCGGTGCGTCCTGGCAATCCTACGAAAAGAACGGACGCCAGTGGGCGCTGCCCATCGATGCCGCCTGCCAGGTCGCTTCCTATCGCCCGGATCTCCTGGAACGCTACGGGCCGGTGCCGCGCACGCATGACGATGTGGTCGAACTCGGCCGGCAGGCGCGCAAGGATGGCAAGTGGCTGGGCCTGCCCTCGGTGCCGACGGATGCCATGTGCATGCTCCTGACGCTTGGCCATCCACAGGAGAACGGCGAGCACTTCATTGCCCGGGACACGATCGAACAGGCCATCGGGCAGTTACGCGAGCTTGCGGCACTGTCGCATCCGAACTCAGCGAAATGGAACCCGATCCGCTGCTACGACCACATGATCGCGCATGACGACGTGGTCTATGTGCCGTTCGCCTTCGGTTATGTGAATTACGCCGCGAAGACCGACAGGCCGTATCTGCGCTTTGCCGACGTGCCGACGCCGCGCTCCGCAGGCGCCTTGCTCGGCGGCGCCGGCATCGGCGTCAGCGCCCAGTCGAAGCACAAGCAGGAAGCGATCGACTATGCGCTGTTCCTGTGCTCGCCCGAATATCAGCGGGGCGATTATGTCAGGTCGGGCGGCCAGCCGGGATCGCTGGCGGCCTGGAAAGATG harbors:
- a CDS encoding type II secretion system F family protein, producing MGGISILTFIEDPTVLLSVAVFLAAAALFVLGALVIMPAIQTRRLVEQSLLSEGITNRRSLYAQQELNRISAKRPVDAYFRTLEKERGEPNALEAKLFRAGFYQASAPTIYTLTRLGAVCVGFLGTYAVLTAVLPPQVPGFAAFAGAALIGLGCLVIPSIALDRFENGQKRIYRRGFPDFMDMMITCADAGMSLEAAVERVGAELAGTHKWLGIQLSIMTLQLRAGKPLREALRELADRIGLEEARALAVLFRQSEELGTSLTDALRIYSDEMRGQRILHAEERANALPVKMMIPLGLCIFPVVMMVIMLPLIIRMKGVFF
- a CDS encoding tetratricopeptide repeat protein, encoding MKRVIVAAVCLLVTALAGCQTNGADTTGGVVRTNEPSKGDVTSFGDAFDGVKTVSDVEYYASDQAVAEAKNQFRAENYGNAGALFFKATQLAPNDGGAWMGLAACTDRIHRFDLSDRAYGRAFKLMGASPEYYNNVGYSYLLRGKLQDARSNFLKAYELAPNDPTVANNLKLLSSSVQNIER
- a CDS encoding prepilin peptidase codes for the protein MLLVEALLLNVLAIPLLARIAWLDFKTQKITNRDVLLLLCLGAGRLLLLSLQSGSWWDMGLSAIAALLLLVAFFPFWVLRKVGAGDVKLMAVMPFLTSGSGLVLFSMLLLVFALITVTVVKAPFMLPEGAFRLYIQHMDRKGVVPFGVPISVAAICTVAFQIYSYSLVYGFAQG
- a CDS encoding methyltransferase family protein, with translation MLTEDFAGRVAIVVVVAVLATFSAIPLLIHFQQDTSASSLAVVTRTATVVFMLLQLIMTISRLPPKGTARGLESRVTSITGTFLILVAAFLTPALDSETVQVAALCLIFIGTVSSIFCLYWLGRSFSIMATARKLVTSGPYSVVRHPLYVCEAVFVFGIIISHFSALMVALGMLQFLLQYRRARNEEAVLRQTFPEYADYARHVPMLLPRFLGGAIPNPGGQ
- a CDS encoding acyltransferase family protein; the protein is MAGFAGVDIFFVISGVIIARTAPGLTWRSFAWRRFRRIVPLYLLISIPYAIVAYRTGFGWRDALATLLLWPATDQMTAPALPAAWTLCFEMLFYAAATIVLIDRRLLVGLVGIFGVAMMFRSAGPVPQFLGNPLIIEFGFGVGLAYMPKWKPAVWCLPIGAVAMIGTGFIGIAPGGGTMEFLAGDNGFQRVLVYGLPAAMIVFGTMQIDAKPSVWTSLGDASYMLYLIHTLPITLLLMVWTAFPIPPDLVIVIGTATSVLFAWRMYIRFELPLRKFLRRHDPHLETGFRPA
- a CDS encoding KTSC domain-containing protein — protein: MPSTAIRNTQYDPATRILSVWFVPSGNRYDYLDVAPATYAAFRKASSKGRFFNEFIVAWHDRRYALFLTRFQLFVLTQFPRESATRFSRENRFTLFLELLLEAMRHLPEAARAACAAGVADVGLRT
- a CDS encoding mannonate dehydratase, which translates into the protein MKIGLGLYRESLTPDNFRFARQAGATHVVAHLTNYFRGRDPSLSAGSEKEGWGDCSTDEFWDYEDFAGLVKTVRDNGLEIAAIENFSPRFWSDVLLGGPDRARQIEGLKRLVRDAGRAGIPCIGYNFSIAGVWGWSRGPFARGEAMSVGLDLAAIDPDLPLPDGVVWNMRYRAGRPNAEPVSVSSEELWQRLGGFLQELVPVAEEAGVMLAAHPDDPPAEALRGAARLVNRPQKYDRLMGIVDSPSNGLELCLGSLQEMPGSDEIYGHVRRFARTKRIGYIHFRNVRGKVPRYHETFVDDGDIDMAEIVRILRDENYDGVMIPDHTPEMSCDAPWHAGKAFALGYMRALVQNAAALGPSRTQSTSIRMPA
- a CDS encoding SDR family NAD(P)-dependent oxidoreductase; protein product: MSDFENKVALITGTTGIALATARRLAQGGAAIIACGIDRAANAAMQEGLLKAGAKALVQTVDVSVSDQVRDAVAAGVERFGGIDIIVNSAAVHPYGTATTTDWETWNRAMTVNVGSIYLTAHFGIPEMVKRGGGAIVNVASVQGFACQQNVAAYATTKGAIHTLTRSLALDYAASGIRVNSVSPGSIRTPILEKAARGEGGSDADVEEAYRRFGAAHPLGRIGEPEEVAELIAFLCSAKAGFCTGADYKIDGGLTAGIGVK
- a CDS encoding FadR/GntR family transcriptional regulator, which codes for MEQDDSDLTRATDDAGVSSSAVDQTVRQILDLIRNRSMSVGDVLPTERELCELFGASRNTIREALRTIRTYGLIDPKPRVGAVLADRQNVAIQNFFAAQMDISKTSFHDIQGFRRIIEVSIGDHVILNASATEIDALDEVNGRIEASKDVQEAAQRDFDFHLALVKLAGNRMLVQTYQFLSPVILHIMTVGKSIRPILSETRRAHGEIIAALRARDRIAYSYLMSRHLDFGLRFVPDDLENVRTPISSRDLPSSKDLHHV
- the uxuA gene encoding mannonate dehydratase — translated: MEQCWRWYGPDDPVTLEHVKQAGATGVVSALHHIYDGRAWSEPEVLERKRIIEAAGLTWSVVESIPVHNSFKIGAPERERYAGYYRDSIRSLAKAGIATICYNFMPVVDWTRTDLAYRLPTTGYALRFDAIDFAAYDLFVLKRRNAEASYTPARIAEAETRLKELAPEKIDQIERNLIAGLPATERSYNRDSFREALAEYDAIGPKELRENLAWFLHEIIPVAEEEGVRMCIHPDDPPFSLYGLPRIVSTAEDARFILKTVDSPANGLTFCTGSYGTRADNDIVAMVKEFADRIHFVHLRNITIEEDGSFYEAEHLEGGTDMAHVILALMQEETRRRGEGRADWRIPMRPDHGHLLADDIGKKKINPGYSLIGRLKGLAELRGIMRAVERFGLA
- a CDS encoding ABC transporter substrate-binding protein translates to MTRLRGLAWDHRRCWGPLDASVGPYCAGNPGQEIEWDRRSLYEFGEGALGPVLAAYDLVVFDHPFIGDIAQEELMVPFDAYLSAEQIQFFERDSVGASWQSYEKNGRQWALPIDAACQVASYRPDLLERYGPVPRTHDDVVELGRQARKDGKWLGLPSVPTDAMCMLLTLGHPQENGEHFIARDTIEQAIGQLRELAALSHPNSAKWNPIRCYDHMIAHDDVVYVPFAFGYVNYAAKTDRPYLRFADVPTPRSAGALLGGAGIGVSAQSKHKQEAIDYALFLCSPEYQRGDYVRSGGQPGSLAAWKDVEVNHLSGNFFSSTLATIASSYLRPTHPGFIAFFRECAPHAAAAIAGDMPAAELADHLNRLYRETRQGQPQRSVA